The genomic segment CTTTGGGAGCCTACCCACAGTCAAACCTCGCACCGAGGGAAAAACTGAGTTTAGCATCGGTACGCCTACACGACTTGTTGTGTGTGATATCGCATTAAGCGAAGATAGTGTCAAAATGTTCGACCCCAAGCGCGTCGCTACGGATCTGCCCTACAGCGAAGTGAAATGGGAAGCCAGCATCGACCGCGTGACATCTGCTGCGTCGCCACGCCAGATCGAGCGCGTACCTGCAGGCATGGTGTTTGGACCAGCCAAACTGATCTACAGCGTGTATGTCGGTAATGATGAGAAAGCTCCAGAGGTAGCAAGTTGGTTCGAGCACGTCATCGAAGCGCTTGAGCACCTGGAGGATGATTATCTGGGCGGCATGGGCACGCGAGGCAATGGGAGGGTGAAACTTATCAATTTGAAACTAACCACCCGCAAAATAGGGAACGAAGGATATGGCCGCGAAACCATTATCCCACTCTCCGAAGACATTGATTCTAATACGCTCGAAATACACCAGATTGATCGAACCAAACTCGCACAAAGGCTTGCGAAGCATTTTGCCGATACCGACAGCCAATCATAGTAGGAGCTGGTTATGCCAACGCTCAAGACATACCTGCTCTCAGGCCCCACAAACCAACTCCCCCTATCTCCTCACTTTGGCATCACAGGAATAGGGTTAGAAAACGCCAGAGGCACATGGCCATCGGACTCGCTGTTTGCTGCGCTGGTTGCTCAGGCCGCGCTGATGGGCAGCCAAGGAATACATTTCATTGATGAAATGAAAGGGGCAAATCCACCGCTACGCCACAGCTCGCTGTTTCCACGCATCGGCACCATGATTCTGCTACCACGTCCTATGATAAAGCTCCCATTTGATGATAAAGACAAGGAGACAATTAACAACATCGGCAAGGGATTTAAGAAAGTGCGCTGGCTCTCACCCATACTGTTCAATGCAGTATGCATGCAACAGGAACTCAATGCATTTAACCATATCACACTCCAACATGGCGAAGTATGGATCAGTGCAGAAGAGACTGCACAGCTTCCAAAAGATTGGAAGGTGCAAGATCCCAATAGCAAAGAACAACAAGCCACAATCCGAGCAAAAGAGCTATGGAAACAAGAGTCTATACCACATGTAGCTGTTGACCGCAGCAGTAGCACATCGGCTTATTATGAAACAGGCCGATTCAGCTTTGCAGACCAATGCGGGCTGGGCCTTATCATCAGTCTACGCCAAGAGTGGGAAGCCTTCTTCGAACAACTACTGGATCTGCTGGGAAACAGCGGGATAGGCGGACGGCGCTCCATCGGCTATGGTCAG from the Chloroflexia bacterium SDU3-3 genome contains:
- the csm3 gene encoding type III-A CRISPR-associated RAMP protein Csm3 codes for the protein MTIKEIQLAGRIFLSFDIQLLSGLHIGGAATAMEIGGLDKPVIRNPLNNQPYIPGSSLKGKMRSLMEKARHAPQNFPINEANGVFMHLATSPEEYKDFPISKIFGSLPTVKPRTEGKTEFSIGTPTRLVVCDIALSEDSVKMFDPKRVATDLPYSEVKWEASIDRVTSAASPRQIERVPAGMVFGPAKLIYSVYVGNDEKAPEVASWFEHVIEALEHLEDDYLGGMGTRGNGRVKLINLKLTTRKIGNEGYGRETIIPLSEDIDSNTLEIHQIDRTKLAQRLAKHFADTDSQS
- the csm4 gene encoding type III-A CRISPR-associated RAMP protein Csm4; this encodes MPTLKTYLLSGPTNQLPLSPHFGITGIGLENARGTWPSDSLFAALVAQAALMGSQGIHFIDEMKGANPPLRHSSLFPRIGTMILLPRPMIKLPFDDKDKETINNIGKGFKKVRWLSPILFNAVCMQQELNAFNHITLQHGEVWISAEETAQLPKDWKVQDPNSKEQQATIRAKELWKQESIPHVAVDRSSSTSAYYETGRFSFADQCGLGLIISLRQEWEAFFEQLLDLLGNSGIGGRRSIGYGQFSWARGPLLTFPDFNGGRVVTLSRFLPQDNEIATIQDPNSSYQLSDIDGWALTHEGASFLRKPITMLSEGSVLAKRVRGQVVDVRISPEYPSHPVLRSGLALTVPVVPPTTNNRAGTTNSSQNNNTAGGASKSKEKKRGRR